In a genomic window of Spirosoma agri:
- the pyrR gene encoding bifunctional pyr operon transcriptional regulator/uracil phosphoribosyltransferase PyrR: MNQQRLILSSPLLEIVISRLAQQLIENHQDFADTVILGMQPRGIYFAERVGRELNRTLGYDVPLGYLDATFYRDDFRRRDSPLRANATHVPFIIEDKRVILVDDVLATGRMVRAALDAMTAFGRPRKVELLVLVDRRYNRDLPIKPDYTGKRVNTLESQRVLVEWTEQGADADRIWLVG, from the coding sequence ATGAACCAACAACGCCTGATTCTTTCCAGCCCACTGCTTGAAATCGTTATTAGCCGACTGGCCCAGCAACTGATCGAAAATCACCAGGATTTTGCCGACACCGTGATTCTGGGTATGCAACCACGGGGAATCTACTTTGCCGAACGCGTCGGGCGCGAGCTAAACCGCACGCTGGGGTACGATGTGCCACTGGGCTACCTCGATGCTACCTTTTATCGGGATGATTTCCGTCGTCGCGATTCTCCGCTACGGGCCAATGCAACACATGTGCCGTTTATTATTGAAGACAAGCGCGTCATTCTGGTCGACGACGTGCTGGCTACGGGCCGGATGGTACGGGCCGCGCTTGATGCCATGACCGCGTTTGGCCGCCCCCGGAAAGTCGAACTGCTGGTACTGGTCGACCGGCGTTACAATCGCGATCTCCCGATCAAGCCCGATTACACCGGCAAGCGCGTAAATACCCTCGAATCACAGCGGGTACTCGTCGAGTGGACCGAGCAGGGCGCCGACGCCGATCGCATATGGCTGGTCGGGTAA